A window from Triticum aestivum cultivar Chinese Spring chromosome 6D, IWGSC CS RefSeq v2.1, whole genome shotgun sequence encodes these proteins:
- the LOC123143012 gene encoding uncharacterized protein isoform X1 codes for MLRLRHTVLSQLLSSSPASPISHLSRLISAAAPAVSPNPSFAVEDYLVSTCGLTRPQALKASAKLSHLKSPSKPDAVLAFLAGLGLSAADVAALVVNDPQFLCAKVERTLAPVVAGLTGLGLSRSDIAHLVSLSRAQFRCISIVSNLQYCLRLFGSFENLLPALRLGRLLSADLETVLKPNVAFLRSCGLDDTYIAKLSIAHPWLLTSNIECVREMVAHAEDIGVPRGCRMFRHALRAVARLSKEKIAAKVEHLKKTFRWSDAEVGIALSKLPSVLARSNQMLERRSEFLISEVGFEPAYIAHHPALLTYSLEGRIIPRYYVVKFLKENGLLDHNRSYYSAVIVMEKVFVDKYICPHKEVAPYLAEDYDAACRGEVPTRFKFT; via the coding sequence ATGCTCCGGCTCCGCCACACCGTCCTCTCCCAGCTCCTCTCGTCTTCCCCCGCCTCTCCCATCTCCCACCTCAGCCGCCtcatctccgccgccgcgcccgccgtctCCCCGAACCCTAGCTTCGCGGTGGAGGACTACCTCGTCTCCACCTGCGGCCTCACCCGACCCCAGGCCCTCAAGGCCTCGGCCAAGCTCTCCCACCTCAAGTCCCCTTCCAAGCCCGACGCCGtcctcgccttcctcgccggcctcggcctctccgccgccgacgtcgccgccctcgtaGTCAACGACCCGCAGTTCCTCTGCGCCAAAGTGGAGAGAACCCTGGCCCCCGTCGTCGCTGGGCTCACCGGCCTCGGCCTGTCACGTTCTGACATCGCGCACCTCGTCTCGCTCAGCCGCGCCCAGTTCCGCTGTATATCCATCGTCTCCAATCTGCAGTACTGTCTGCGCCTCTTCGGCTCCTTCGAGAACCTCCTCCCTGCTCTCAGGCTCGGCCGCCTTCTCTCGGCCGACCTCGAGAcagtgctcaagcccaatgttgcGTTCCTGCGTTCCTGCGGGCTAGATGACACTTACATTGCCAAGCTTAGCATCGCTCATCCATGGCTGCTCACCTCCAACATAGAGTGCGTCCGGGAAATGGTGGCACATGCCGAAGATATTGGTGTGCCTCGTGGCTGTAGGATGTTCAGGCACGCGTTGCGGGCTGTTGCGCGCCTCAGCAAGGAGAAAATCGCCGCCAAAGTGGAGCACTTGAAGAAGACGTTCAGGTGGTCTGATGCCGAGGTGGGCATTGCTTTGTCCAAGCTTCCATCTGTGCTGGCACGGTCTAACCAGATGCTGGAGAGAAGGTCAGAGTTCCTAATCTCCGAGGTGGGGTTTGAGCCAGCATACATTGCCCATCATCCGGCATTGCTCACGTACAGCCTGGAGGGCCGGATCATACCCCGGTACTATGTAGTAAAGTTTCTTAAGGAAAATGGACTGCTGGATCACAACCGGAGCTACTATTCTGCAGTCATTGTGATGGAGAAAGTATTCGTGGACAAGTACATATGCCCTCACAAGGAAGTTGCACCATACCTTGCTGAAGACTATGATGCCGCTTGCAGAGGGGAGGTGCCGACTAGATTCAAATTTACATGA